TGACCGCTCGGGAACCTTCCCAATATGTCTCGAGCCACCAGCAGGATTTGAACCCGCGACCGACTGATTACAAATCAGTTGCTCTACCAACTGAGCTATGGTGGCTTGTTTGATAGTCAACAAACAAACCAGTTTTTGCCTAAATAATCAATTTACACAAAACCAATAATATATAATTTTTTCTATAAAAGTCAAGACTTTTTTATCTTTTTTTCATTTTTATCAGACAAAAAGTGGTAAAATTCTATGATTTCCGCTTGCGTTGCCAGATTGTATTGCCAGGTCGATCTTTTAATTCAATTCCCATGTCAAATAACCGATCCCGAATTTCGTCGGCTAATGCCCATTGTTTATTTTCTCTGAGCTTTTTTCGGACGTCAATTAATAGTTCAATCAGCGGCGCCTCGGGAACTGAAACCTGCCTCGCCTCTGAATACGACAAAATGGACAAAAATTGATCAAATTCTTCAATTGTTTCTTTAATTTGAAACAAAACAAAATAATCGTCTGCGCTCAGCGAACCATTGTTCAGTATCAAATTCGCCTCGCGGACAAAATCGAAAACACTTGCCAGAGCGCCCGCGGTATTGAAATCATCATCTAATTCTTCAATAGCGTGCTGTTTTAAATGCCCCATCGCCGCGGAGAGTTCCCCGTTTTTTTGTAAATTTTTCACATCGACTTCGGACAACGCTAACTCTATATTTTCCATAGCCGTAGAAATTCGTTTCAGAGCTTGCTCGGCTTCGCGAATGCGCTCCTCACTGAAATTGATCGGGCTGCGATAATGTTTTAACAGGAAAAACATGCGAATCACTGCCGGGTGATATTTTTCCATGATTTCTCTGGCAGTAAAAAAGTTGCCCAAAGACTTGGACATTTTCTCGCCTTCAATATTCAAAAATCCATTGTGCATCCAGTAGCGAGCAAACGGCTTACCTGTGGCGCCCTCGCTCTGGGCAATTTCATTCTCATGGTGCGGAAAAATCAAATCGCTGCCGCCGGCGTGAATATCAATGGTCTCGCCCAGATAAGTCATGGACATCACCGAGCATTCGATGTGCCAGCCGGGGCGGCCTTTTCCCCAGGGACTTTCCCAGTAGGGTTCGTCGGGTTTAGCAGCTTTCCACAAAGCGAAATCCAACGGGCTTTTTTTGCGCTCATCCACATCGATGCGCGCGCC
The nucleotide sequence above comes from Calditrichota bacterium. Encoded proteins:
- a CDS encoding cysteine--tRNA ligase yields the protein MPIKIYNTLTRKKEELIPLEPNKISMYVCGPTVYDYFHVGNARPFVMYDIFRRYLIYRGFEVKYVMNLTDVDDKIIKKANEQGVSASEIAEKYTQAFFEDIEKLGIKRADHYPRATESIPNMIKLIEILIEKGMAYVVDGDVFYEVAKFKDYGKLSGKNIDELKSGARIDVDERKKSPLDFALWKAAKPDEPYWESPWGKGRPGWHIECSVMSMTYLGETIDIHAGGSDLIFPHHENEIAQSEGATGKPFARYWMHNGFLNIEGEKMSKSLGNFFTAREIMEKYHPAVIRMFFLLKHYRSPINFSEERIREAEQALKRISTAMENIELALSEVDVKNLQKNGELSAAMGHLKQHAIEELDDDFNTAGALASVFDFVREANLILNNGSLSADDYFVLFQIKETIEEFDQFLSILSYSEARQVSVPEAPLIELLIDVRKKLRENKQWALADEIRDRLFDMGIELKDRPGNTIWQRKRKS